The following coding sequences are from one Mycobacterium bourgelatii window:
- a CDS encoding CaiB/BaiF CoA transferase family protein — protein MGVTGPFEGVRVVEVASWTFVPAAGAIMADLGAEVIKVEPPAGDPQRALLNAINADKSLPDPFVQVPNRGKRSITLDLSHEAGLTTLRRLVASADVFLTSYLPKVRSKLGIEAEDLRAENERLIYVRGSGWGSAGPMADAGGFDAAAAWSAAGIQHKLTAPRAAAPAAQPAAFFDLQGSSAIAGAVAMALFRRERTGVGGVVDVSLLNTGMWTMSPDLAASAAGIGELPRTDRLAAPNPIVNSYRTSDDRWLNLVCLQSDRFWSELCVLVGRPDLADDPRFGDAVARYVNRAACIAELDTTFAGRPLAEWREVLAGFSGVWSAAATFEEVCDNPQVASNGYLPTVTGLDGNTFRLVAPPYQFDGKPTTPAGPAPELGQHTEEILLESGLEWDEITSMRDDGVLG, from the coding sequence ATGGGTGTGACCGGACCATTCGAGGGCGTGCGTGTCGTCGAGGTGGCGTCGTGGACATTCGTCCCGGCGGCAGGCGCCATCATGGCCGATCTCGGTGCGGAGGTGATCAAGGTCGAACCCCCGGCCGGCGACCCTCAGCGTGCCTTGCTCAACGCGATCAATGCCGACAAGTCCCTGCCCGACCCCTTTGTGCAAGTACCCAATCGGGGCAAGCGCAGCATCACGCTGGACCTGTCGCACGAGGCCGGTCTGACCACGTTGCGCCGCTTGGTCGCATCCGCCGATGTGTTTCTCACCAGCTATTTGCCCAAGGTGCGGTCCAAGCTGGGCATCGAGGCCGAGGACCTGCGCGCCGAAAACGAGCGCTTGATCTATGTCCGCGGATCCGGTTGGGGCAGTGCGGGTCCGATGGCAGACGCGGGTGGATTCGATGCCGCCGCCGCATGGTCCGCGGCAGGCATTCAGCACAAGTTGACCGCGCCCCGCGCTGCCGCACCCGCCGCGCAACCCGCGGCGTTCTTCGACCTGCAGGGTTCGAGTGCAATAGCGGGCGCCGTTGCCATGGCGCTGTTCCGGCGCGAACGCACCGGCGTCGGCGGCGTGGTCGATGTCTCGCTGTTGAACACCGGCATGTGGACCATGAGCCCCGATCTGGCCGCCAGCGCAGCGGGTATCGGCGAGTTACCTCGCACCGACCGACTGGCGGCCCCCAATCCGATCGTCAACAGTTACCGAACGTCCGACGACCGCTGGCTCAATCTGGTGTGCCTGCAGTCGGACCGGTTCTGGTCCGAGCTGTGTGTACTCGTCGGCCGACCCGACTTGGCTGACGACCCACGGTTCGGCGATGCGGTCGCCCGCTACGTCAACCGCGCGGCCTGCATCGCCGAACTGGACACCACGTTCGCCGGCCGCCCCCTCGCGGAATGGCGCGAGGTGCTGGCCGGATTTTCCGGAGTATGGTCTGCCGCCGCAACGTTCGAGGAGGTCTGCGACAACCCCCAGGTCGCCAGCAATGGATACCTGCCCACCGTCACCGGTCTCGACGGAAACACCTTCCGCCTGGTCGCCCCGCCGTATCAGTTCGATGGGAAGCCGACGACACCGGCCGGACCCGCACCCGAACTCGGGCAGCACACCGAGGAGATCCTGTTGGAGAGCGGGCTGGAGTGGGACGAGATCACCAGCATGCGAGACGACGGAGTCCTGGGCTGA
- a CDS encoding FadR/GntR family transcriptional regulator, whose amino-acid sequence MSKIIYLMDATKRMNSATKLVRAPKTAEIIADQLRSSIVRGVLRKGDALPTEVELVKQFGVSRPTLREAFRILESESLIVVRRGSRGGVLVSSPETSVAARDFGLLLQMSGTTLADVYEARKIFEPAAAELLAARATPEDVAELKATADALAALVNEATGPADFGEWTAATFRFHDLILERAGNNTVALIGAVLREVVTRHMERVVSTTSSHAQIEKQFKQTVRAFHKFIGLIESRDGVAAREFWTTHMDRAGRKMLWGDLATERVIDLYV is encoded by the coding sequence ATGAGTAAGATCATTTATCTGATGGACGCCACGAAGCGGATGAACAGCGCGACGAAATTGGTGCGGGCCCCCAAGACCGCCGAGATCATCGCGGATCAACTGCGTAGCAGCATCGTTCGCGGTGTTCTCCGCAAGGGCGACGCGCTGCCCACCGAGGTGGAATTGGTGAAGCAGTTCGGCGTCTCCCGCCCCACCCTGCGCGAGGCGTTTCGCATTCTGGAAAGTGAATCGCTGATCGTGGTCCGCCGTGGTTCGCGCGGCGGAGTACTGGTGTCCTCCCCGGAAACATCGGTGGCCGCAAGGGATTTCGGTCTGCTGCTGCAGATGTCGGGCACCACGCTGGCCGATGTGTACGAGGCGCGCAAGATTTTCGAACCGGCCGCCGCCGAGCTGCTGGCCGCCCGAGCGACACCCGAGGACGTCGCGGAACTCAAGGCCACGGCGGACGCGCTGGCGGCGTTGGTCAACGAAGCCACCGGGCCTGCCGATTTCGGCGAGTGGACGGCGGCGACGTTCCGGTTCCACGACCTGATTCTGGAACGAGCCGGAAACAACACGGTGGCCCTGATCGGAGCCGTGCTGCGCGAGGTAGTCACCCGGCACATGGAGCGCGTGGTGTCCACGACCAGCAGTCACGCCCAGATTGAAAAGCAATTCAAGCAGACCGTTCGTGCGTTCCACAAATTCATCGGCCTCATCGAATCCCGCGATGGTGTCGCGGCCAGAGAGTTCTGGACCACGCACATGGATCGGGCCGGCCGCAAGATGTTGTGGGGCGACCTGGCGACCGAGCGGGTGATCGACCTCTACGTCTGA
- a CDS encoding aldehyde dehydrogenase family protein, with protein MTSTPLITRELFIDGKWTAGVGDERLEVLNPATEQTIAEVPQATPADIDAAVRAARRAFDEGPWPTMRPAERAKILAAMADEMTRRRAELVDLNITEAGSTRMIADFLQVGTPIDHFADMAHRVLPQFAFEQPVPPVYGRGIGQGVVVREPYGVAALITAFNFPFLLNLAKVAPALAAGCTAVLKSSPYTPLEALVLGEIAETAGLPPGTLNIVTGDIAAGEALTQHPGVDIVSFTGSDTVGRKVYAQGADSIKKVVLELGGKSANILLEDTDLDKVMESVLGGIITHAGQGCALQTRVLVHQSLHDELVARIVGTLGFISVGDPADPATVMGPLIRDVQRQRVESLIAAGVAEGAQIAFGGGRPAHLDRGFFLEPTLFVGVDNRMRIAQEEFFGPVGVVIPFSDDDEAVRIANDSRYGLGGGVWSADPQRAVAVARRLRTGMVTINGGGGGLNPAAPFGGYKYSGVGREFGEYGLSEYLQHKTLQWPVG; from the coding sequence ATGACTTCGACACCGCTGATCACCCGCGAACTGTTCATCGACGGGAAGTGGACCGCCGGTGTCGGGGACGAACGTCTTGAGGTGCTCAACCCAGCGACCGAGCAGACGATCGCCGAGGTGCCTCAGGCCACCCCGGCCGACATCGACGCCGCAGTGCGCGCGGCCCGCCGCGCCTTCGACGAAGGACCGTGGCCGACCATGCGTCCGGCCGAACGGGCGAAGATCCTCGCGGCGATGGCCGACGAAATGACCCGCAGGCGTGCCGAACTGGTAGATCTGAACATCACCGAGGCCGGATCGACGCGGATGATCGCCGACTTCCTGCAGGTCGGCACGCCGATCGACCATTTCGCCGACATGGCACACCGGGTGTTGCCGCAGTTCGCCTTCGAGCAACCGGTGCCGCCGGTTTACGGTCGTGGTATCGGCCAGGGCGTGGTGGTGCGCGAACCCTACGGCGTCGCGGCGCTGATCACCGCGTTCAACTTCCCGTTCCTGCTCAACCTGGCCAAGGTCGCCCCGGCATTGGCCGCGGGCTGCACGGCCGTGCTGAAATCGTCCCCGTACACGCCGTTGGAGGCGTTGGTGCTCGGTGAGATCGCCGAAACCGCCGGGCTGCCACCGGGAACGCTCAACATCGTGACCGGCGACATCGCCGCAGGCGAAGCGTTGACTCAGCATCCGGGGGTGGACATCGTCAGCTTCACCGGGTCAGACACCGTGGGCCGCAAGGTATATGCCCAGGGAGCCGACTCGATCAAGAAGGTGGTGCTGGAGCTCGGCGGCAAGTCCGCGAACATCCTCCTCGAAGACACCGACCTCGACAAGGTGATGGAAAGCGTGCTGGGCGGCATCATCACGCACGCCGGACAGGGCTGCGCGTTGCAAACCCGCGTCCTGGTACACCAGTCGCTGCACGACGAATTGGTGGCGCGGATCGTTGGAACCCTTGGCTTCATCAGTGTCGGCGACCCGGCCGACCCCGCCACGGTGATGGGTCCACTGATCCGTGACGTGCAGCGGCAGCGGGTCGAGTCGCTGATCGCCGCCGGGGTGGCCGAGGGGGCGCAGATCGCTTTCGGCGGCGGCCGCCCCGCCCACCTGGACCGTGGATTCTTCTTGGAACCAACGCTTTTCGTTGGCGTCGACAACCGGATGCGCATCGCCCAGGAGGAATTCTTCGGACCGGTCGGCGTCGTGATTCCCTTCAGCGACGATGACGAGGCCGTTCGGATCGCCAACGACAGCCGTTACGGACTGGGCGGCGGTGTCTGGTCCGCAGACCCCCAGCGCGCCGTCGCCGTGGCCCGTCGGTTACGCACCGGCATGGTGACCATCAACGGTGGTGGCGGCGGGCTCAACCCCGCGGCCCCGTTCGGCGGCTACAAGTACAGCGGCGTGGGTCGCGAGTTCGGCGAATACGGCCTGTCGGAGTACTTGCAGCACAAGACGCTGCAGTGGCCGGTCGGTTAG
- a CDS encoding acyl-CoA synthase: MTSDDQRPDTDDYDLLTFGEVAARLAEELAAQYDELDRLRAMTPPDPNAIRRIEERIAVLKVAADRYRHEQGTNEAFQRRFGSAIEHE, encoded by the coding sequence ATGACTTCCGACGATCAGCGTCCCGATACCGACGACTACGACCTACTGACATTCGGTGAGGTCGCGGCGCGACTGGCCGAGGAGTTGGCCGCCCAGTACGACGAACTCGACAGGCTGCGCGCAATGACGCCGCCGGATCCGAATGCGATCCGCCGGATCGAAGAGCGCATCGCCGTCTTGAAGGTGGCCGCCGACCGGTACCGGCACGAACAAGGGACGAATGAGGCGTTCCAGCGGAGATTCGGCTCCGCCATCGAGCACGAGTGA
- a CDS encoding amidohydrolase family protein, whose translation MPLQDWMKIISVDDHVIEHPRVWQDRLSAAHREQGPQIIETAAGHHVWRFEGQLFPQLGLNAVAGRPPEEYGMDPVRYDEMIPGCYDPVERIKDMDIDGVHAALSFPSFPGFGGNVFHRAKDKELALACVQAWNDFQVDEWCATAPDRLIPLGILPTWDPQLAATEVERLAQIGTRAVSFPDSPVPLGLPSFHHPDHWEPLWNALEAADIPVCLHFGSGGFVPGFSFVKPSADDPAPFAVAIATFSTNLMWSTADLVFSGMLQRHANLKFLLSEGGIGWIPYLLERLDYTWERHRWYQNISRTDRPSDLFRKHIWGCFIDDVHGVNSREAIGIDRILVEVDYPHSDSNWPNSRKRIAENLIEVDDDDVHRIVELNARELLHFG comes from the coding sequence ATGCCACTACAGGACTGGATGAAGATCATTTCGGTGGACGACCACGTCATCGAACATCCGCGGGTATGGCAGGACCGGCTGTCGGCGGCGCATCGCGAGCAGGGCCCGCAGATCATAGAAACCGCTGCGGGTCACCACGTTTGGCGCTTCGAGGGACAGCTGTTTCCGCAACTCGGACTCAATGCCGTCGCCGGCAGGCCTCCCGAAGAATACGGAATGGACCCAGTGCGCTACGACGAGATGATCCCGGGGTGTTACGACCCGGTCGAGCGGATCAAGGACATGGACATTGACGGCGTGCACGCGGCGCTATCCTTCCCGTCGTTCCCCGGCTTCGGCGGCAACGTGTTCCACCGCGCGAAAGACAAGGAACTTGCGCTGGCCTGCGTGCAGGCCTGGAACGACTTTCAGGTCGACGAGTGGTGTGCGACAGCGCCAGACCGGTTGATCCCGTTGGGGATTCTGCCCACCTGGGACCCGCAATTGGCCGCGACCGAAGTCGAGCGATTGGCGCAGATCGGCACCAGAGCGGTGTCCTTCCCGGACAGCCCGGTTCCACTGGGACTGCCGTCCTTCCACCACCCCGACCACTGGGAACCGCTGTGGAATGCGTTGGAAGCCGCTGACATCCCGGTGTGCCTGCACTTCGGTTCCGGCGGATTTGTCCCCGGCTTCTCGTTCGTCAAGCCGTCCGCCGACGACCCCGCCCCGTTCGCCGTGGCGATCGCCACCTTCTCGACCAACCTGATGTGGAGCACCGCCGATCTGGTGTTCTCGGGGATGCTGCAACGTCACGCGAATCTGAAGTTCCTGCTGTCCGAAGGCGGAATTGGCTGGATACCTTACCTTTTGGAGCGTCTGGACTACACCTGGGAACGCCACCGCTGGTACCAGAACATCAGCCGCACCGACCGCCCGTCGGACCTCTTCCGCAAACACATCTGGGGCTGCTTCATCGACGACGTCCACGGTGTGAACTCACGGGAGGCGATCGGCATCGACCGAATCCTGGTCGAGGTGGATTATCCGCATTCCGACTCGAACTGGCCCAACAGCCGCAAACGCATTGCCGAGAACCTCATTGAGGTGGACGATGACGACGTTCATCGAATCGTGGAACTCAACGCCCGCGAGTTGCTGCACTTCGGCTGA
- a CDS encoding acyl-CoA dehydrogenase family protein: MELGQDDELDKLRERVRQLASRHAPPRNGRTGVRAPEAHEVPALQKWTRMLFEHQLLGVHWPVAYGGLADPHPLHESVVTDELIRAGAAGPVGGGLLAAAAIIGFGTVEQQNYFLPKIRTAEHIWCQLFSEPDAGSDLASLRTRARRDGDEFVVDGQKVWTTNAHHADWGYLLARTDPDAPKHAGITAFALDMTTPGVTVRPLREITGTADFNEVFLDGVRIPVEHVIGEVNQGWAVTTASLALERSSAGSGASLFGALERLVQLAGTVTRDGRPAIEHDDVRQAIGGFAADVQVNSLVSAFGDSRALHGTGDAADAPLSKILFSEINLALHEFGLELQGHDGVRIEGDARVWDSGWWQDAFLYARAFTIAGGTNEVLRNLIAERALGLPR, encoded by the coding sequence GTGGAACTCGGGCAAGACGACGAACTGGACAAGCTACGCGAGCGGGTCCGGCAGTTGGCCTCGCGACATGCGCCGCCGCGCAACGGGCGCACCGGTGTGCGCGCGCCCGAAGCCCATGAGGTTCCGGCGTTACAGAAGTGGACCAGGATGCTGTTCGAGCATCAGTTGCTCGGGGTGCACTGGCCGGTGGCGTACGGCGGACTGGCCGACCCACACCCGCTGCACGAGTCGGTCGTGACCGACGAACTGATCCGCGCCGGGGCGGCGGGGCCGGTCGGTGGCGGACTGCTGGCCGCCGCCGCCATCATCGGCTTCGGCACCGTCGAGCAGCAGAACTATTTCTTGCCGAAAATACGGACAGCAGAGCACATCTGGTGCCAGCTGTTCAGCGAGCCCGACGCGGGCAGCGATCTGGCGAGTCTGCGGACCCGTGCCCGCCGGGACGGCGACGAATTCGTCGTCGATGGACAGAAGGTGTGGACAACCAACGCACACCATGCGGACTGGGGGTACCTACTCGCCAGAACCGACCCCGACGCACCCAAGCACGCGGGTATCACGGCGTTCGCTCTGGACATGACCACCCCCGGTGTGACGGTACGACCGCTGCGCGAGATCACCGGTACCGCCGATTTCAACGAGGTGTTTCTCGACGGCGTCCGGATCCCCGTCGAGCACGTCATCGGCGAGGTCAACCAGGGCTGGGCGGTGACGACCGCCAGCCTGGCGCTCGAGCGTTCCAGCGCCGGGAGCGGAGCCTCCCTGTTCGGTGCGCTGGAGCGACTCGTGCAATTGGCCGGCACGGTGACGCGGGACGGACGCCCGGCCATCGAGCACGACGACGTCCGCCAGGCCATCGGCGGCTTCGCGGCTGACGTCCAGGTGAACTCGTTGGTTTCGGCCTTTGGCGACAGTCGCGCGCTGCACGGTACCGGTGATGCTGCCGACGCCCCGCTGTCGAAGATCCTGTTCAGCGAAATCAACCTGGCACTGCACGAATTCGGCCTCGAGCTACAGGGGCACGACGGGGTGCGGATCGAGGGTGACGCTCGCGTGTGGGACAGCGGCTGGTGGCAGGACGCCTTTCTGTACGCGCGCGCCTTCACCATCGCGGGTGGGACCAACGAAGTGCTGCGAAACCTGATCGCCGAGCGCGCCTTGGGCCTCCCTCGCTGA
- a CDS encoding acyl-CoA dehydrogenase family protein — MDFELTDEQRGLVDSTRSLLTAKAPIERTRKLAETEHRFDAELWGYGAELGWPALAIAESDGGLGQQIIDLTLVAVELGRALASTPFIPVVVAADVLSHSNHERKSELLQSICAGTLIATWAFAEFGQPWSVAGVQTRAEPAGGGYELTGSKVSVQDGDIAQFVVVDAVLDNAPARFLVPTDIAGIHTRRQQTLDVTRGYFEVDFDHASVDASALLARGDSAQIGRTLQLITVLTCAELVGIGQRLLDMTTDYVKNRVQFGRPVGSFQAVKHKCADMRMWVQASTAATYYAAMALDAEHHDTERLVSVAKAYVSGAVNRVAGQALQLHGGIGFTWEHDLHLYLRRARVGSMLYGDVRHHRERLCQILQSGVRDSRP; from the coding sequence GTGGATTTCGAGCTCACCGATGAACAGCGAGGGCTCGTCGATTCCACTCGGTCGTTGCTGACCGCCAAGGCTCCAATCGAGCGGACTCGCAAACTCGCGGAGACCGAGCACCGGTTCGATGCCGAGCTGTGGGGGTACGGCGCCGAGCTGGGCTGGCCGGCGCTGGCAATAGCGGAGTCGGACGGCGGACTGGGGCAACAGATCATCGACCTGACCTTGGTTGCCGTCGAACTCGGACGCGCGCTGGCGTCCACCCCGTTCATACCCGTCGTGGTCGCCGCCGACGTGCTGTCCCATTCCAATCATGAGCGGAAATCGGAACTGTTGCAGTCGATCTGCGCCGGGACGCTCATCGCAACGTGGGCGTTTGCCGAGTTCGGGCAGCCATGGTCGGTCGCCGGCGTACAGACCCGTGCGGAGCCGGCAGGTGGAGGCTATGAGCTCACCGGATCCAAGGTGTCGGTGCAAGACGGTGACATCGCCCAGTTTGTCGTCGTCGATGCGGTTCTCGACAATGCACCCGCCCGGTTCCTCGTCCCGACCGACATCGCCGGCATTCATACCAGGCGACAGCAGACGCTCGATGTCACCCGCGGTTACTTCGAGGTGGACTTCGACCATGCTTCGGTGGACGCATCCGCCCTGCTCGCTCGTGGCGACTCGGCCCAGATCGGCCGTACGTTGCAGTTGATCACCGTGCTCACGTGTGCCGAGCTGGTCGGGATAGGCCAACGCTTGCTGGACATGACCACCGACTACGTCAAGAACCGGGTCCAGTTTGGGCGTCCCGTCGGAAGCTTTCAGGCCGTCAAGCACAAGTGCGCCGACATGAGAATGTGGGTGCAAGCCAGCACCGCCGCCACCTACTACGCCGCCATGGCTCTCGACGCCGAGCATCACGACACCGAGCGCCTTGTCAGCGTCGCCAAGGCGTACGTCTCTGGTGCCGTCAATCGTGTTGCCGGACAGGCACTTCAACTACATGGTGGCATCGGATTCACGTGGGAGCACGACTTGCATCTCTATCTGCGGCGCGCCCGGGTGGGTTCGATGCTTTACGGCGATGTCAGGCACCACCGCGAGCGGTTGTGTCAGATCTTGCAGTCAGGAGTACGTGACTCAAGGCCTTAA
- a CDS encoding superoxide dismutase family protein, whose protein sequence is MNKGVSFAFAVITVAVAPLAACGNQQGGGQATSASTKAPGADRMTTPLKAADGSQVATATFDFDSGYVSVTVEAGPNQVLTPGFHGLQIHSVGKCEGDDFEAAGSVFQKQDHTGYPPSGELTALQVRSDGSAKLVTTTDKLTAADLRSSSGTALVIHQDADNLSGSPSGEPNKHVACGVIAAASATTTSSTATTTSVTTSTTTTEVPPPSVSTSTSTVTVTSTPTLTSPPTVTPTPTITLTPTPTVSLPPGT, encoded by the coding sequence ATGAATAAGGGCGTATCCTTCGCGTTCGCGGTAATTACCGTCGCCGTCGCACCGTTAGCCGCATGCGGAAACCAGCAGGGCGGTGGCCAAGCCACGTCGGCCTCCACCAAAGCGCCCGGCGCCGATCGGATGACCACCCCCTTGAAGGCGGCAGATGGCAGCCAAGTCGCCACCGCCACTTTCGATTTCGATAGCGGATACGTGTCGGTGACGGTCGAAGCGGGCCCCAACCAGGTCCTGACCCCCGGGTTCCACGGGCTCCAAATCCACTCGGTGGGCAAGTGCGAGGGCGATGATTTCGAGGCCGCCGGCAGCGTCTTCCAGAAGCAGGACCACACCGGCTATCCCCCCAGCGGTGAACTGACCGCATTGCAGGTACGTTCCGACGGGTCAGCGAAACTCGTCACCACCACAGACAAGTTGACCGCGGCAGACCTGCGGAGCAGTTCCGGGACGGCATTGGTCATCCATCAAGACGCGGACAATTTGAGCGGTAGCCCTTCGGGTGAACCGAACAAGCACGTGGCCTGCGGTGTGATCGCCGCGGCGTCCGCGACAACCACCTCGTCCACCGCGACGACTACGAGCGTCACCACGAGCACCACCACCACCGAAGTGCCGCCACCGAGCGTCAGTACGAGCACCAGTACGGTCACGGTGACCAGCACTCCGACACTGACATCGCCGCCGACGGTCACGCCGACGCCGACGATCACGCTGACGCCGACTCCCACCGTCTCGCTCCCGCCCGGCACCTGA